From a single Solanum dulcamara chromosome 4, daSolDulc1.2, whole genome shotgun sequence genomic region:
- the LOC129887308 gene encoding lipoamide acyltransferase component of branched-chain alpha-keto acid dehydrogenase complex, mitochondrial, whose amino-acid sequence MIFRKIYQGKLRNSAVRQTIFRWFQSYVAPVTPITAGKRIQSQVHFFRNYTTPFCSYTKSNASCTLRGCGFSTQAALDLPVGGIIDIPLAQTGEGIAECELLKWFVQEGDQVEEFQPLCEVQSDKATIEITSRYKGKISQLLHVPGNIVKVGETLLKIGVDETLDPTETSDSSEKMTSLESDFSGPSDISSVPEKTKMGGVSSTPAVRNLAKQYGLDINDVPATGNDGRILKEDVINYAMQKGLINEAPACAQQKRSEVSPLIGGDYEDKTLQLRGYQRAMVKSMTLAAKIPHFYYVEEMNCDALVELKTSFKNENSDPEIKHTFLPVLIKSLSMALTTHPMLNSCFSEESYEVILKGSHNIGIAMATPNGLVVPNIKNVQSLSILEITKELSRLQKFAKINKLSPDDISGGTITLSNIGGIGGKFGSPLVNSPEVAIIAMGRIQKIPHFAEDGNVCPASVMTINIGADHRVLDGATVARFCNDWKKFVEKPDLLLLHTR is encoded by the exons ATGATTTTCCGGAAAATTTATCAGGGTAAGCTCCGGAATTCCGCCGTCCGGCAGACCATTTTCCGATGGTTTCAGTCTTATGTTGCTCCGGTGACGCCTATTACTGCTGGAAAGAGAATTCAGTCTCAAGTTCACTTTTTTAGAAACTATACGACGCCGTTTTGCTCTTATACTAAG TCAAATGCTTCATGTACTTTAAGAGGGTGTGGCTTTTCAACTCAAGCTGCGTTGGATCTTCCTGTTGGGGGGATAATTGATATACCCCTTGCACAAACTGGTGAAGGCATTGCAGAATGTGAACTTCTCAAATGGTTTGTTCAGGAG GGGGATCAGGTCGAAGAATTCCAACCTCTTTGTGAAGTTCAGAGTGACAAGGCAACGATTGAAATAACAAGTCGTTACAAAGGAAAAATTTCTCAACTTCTTCATGTTCCTGGTAACATCGTAAAG GTTGGAGAAACACTTTTGAAGATTGGCGTTGATGAAACTCTTGATCCTACTGAGACTTCTGATTCTTCAGAAAAGATGACATCGCTGGAATCTGATTTCAGTGGCCCAAGTGACATCAGCTCTGTGCCTGAAAAAACCAAGATGGGTGGAGTGTCATCCACACCTGCTGTCCGCAACCTTGCAAAGCAGTATGGTTTGGACATAAATGATGTACCTGCAACGGGGAACGATGGAAGGATACTTAAAGAGGACGTGATAAATTACGCAATGCAAAAAGGACTAATTAATGAAGCACCAGCATGTGCGCAACAAAAACGTTCAGAGGTTTCACCTCTCATTGGAGGGGATTATGAAGATAAGACACTTCAGCTAAG GGGATATCAGCGTGCCATGGTTAAGTCAATGACATTAGCTGCGAAAATTCCACATTTTTATTATGTCGAAGAGATGAATTGTGATGCACTTGTGGAGCTCAAAACATCTTTCAAGAATGAGAATTCTGATCCGGAGATCAAGCACACTTTCCTTCCTGTCCTCATAAAATCTCTTTCGATGGCTTTAACTACACATCCCATGCTAAATAGTTGCTTCAGTGAGGAATCCTATGAGGTCATCCTAAAAG GGTCCCACAACATCGGAATAGCAATGGCTACTCCAAATGGTTTGGTTGTACCAAACATAAAAAATGTTCAGTCTCTCTCAATCTTGGAG ATAACAAAGGAACTGTCACGGCTACAGAAATTTGCTAAGATAAACAAGCTTAGTCCTGATGATATATCAGGGGGAACCATTACTCTAAGCAATATTGGAGGAATTGGTGGAAAGTTTGGTTCCCCACTTGTAAATTCACCTGAAGTTGCCATCATAGCAATGGGCCGAATCCAGAAAATTCCACACTTTGCTGAAGATGGGAATGTATGTCCTGCATCAGTCATGACG ATAAATATAGGTGCAGATCATAGAGTTCTTGATGGAGCGACTGTTGCAAGGTTCTGCAATGACTGGAAAAAGTTTGTGGAAAAGCCAGACCTCCTATTATTGCATACAAGATAA